The genomic stretch CAAGATTGGCTATGTTTCAGGCCCTGAGGAAGAACCAATCAATAGTTTAAAGAAAAATGAAGGTTATAAGAGAGCTTTAAAAGAAGCAAATATTTCTTATAATGAAGATTATGTTGCTGAAGGAGACTACACATACGATTCAGGAATTGAAGCTGTTCAGCAACTTTTGAAATTAGAAGATCGTCCAACAGCTATCTTTGTTGGAACAGATGAAATGGCTCTTGGAGTTATTCACGGAGCGCAAGATGAAGGCGTTTCAATTCCAGAAGACATTGAAGTGCTTGGATTTGATAATACAAGATTAGCGACAATGGTGCGCCCACAACTATCAACTGTTGTACAACCAATGTATGATATTGGAGCTGTTGCAATGCGACTATTAACAAAATTAATGAACAAAGAGCAAGTTGACAGCAACATTGTTCAACTTCCACATCGAATTGAATATCGCAATTCTACAAAATAAATAAAAGCTCATCAGCAGCAGACTTCTAAGTCTGCTGCTGATGAGCTTTCATGAGTGAGAAGCTAACTTTCTAAAAAGCTTGGGGTAAAAGAAAATGGAGAAACGTAATGAAGAAATATGATATTCTTACACCGCTAGGATTAGTTGTTGGTTGTGCCATTATTATTTTTGGAGTTATTACAAGTGGAGGGATTGAGAACTTCTTTTCCCTTTTAAATATCCCTTCCTTCTTTATTGTGTTAGGAGGAGTTTTAGCAGGACTTTTTGTTAGTTTTCGTATAAACGAGCTTAAAAAAGTAGGAACCATTGCTAAGCAGGCATTTCGCACTCAAAATTTTGAGCCTGAACCATATGTGGATCTTTTTGTTACTTTTGCTAATAAAGCAAGAAAAGAAGGGCTTTTATCTCTTGAAGCAGAGATGGAAAATGTAGAAGATCGCTTTTTGAAGAAAGGGATTCTTTTAGCTGTTGATGGAGTAGAGACAGATACGATTGAGGAAATATTAAATCTAGAAGTTGATGCGCTAGAAGAACGTCATCGCAAAGGTCGAAGTATTTTTGAGAAAGCTGCTGAATATGCCCCAGCGTGGGGAATGATCGGTACTCTTATTGGTCTTGTATTAATGTTGAAAAATATGGATGATCCTTCTTTACTCGGGCCAAATATGGCAGTAGCTCTTTTAACAACACTATATGGTTCATTGCTTGCTAATTTAGTGTTTCAGCCCCTTGCAGCAAAACTTTCGTTACAAACAGAACAAGAGATCTTCCTAAGACAATGTGTAATTGAAGGCGTTATTGGAGTTCAAACAGGGCAAAATCCAGGTATGGTAGAAGAGAGGCTATCTGCCTTTTTATCAACAGAAGAACGTTTAAATCGTAAGAAGAACAAGTGGGAAAAAGGTGGACAAGGAGTTAAAGAAATTGAGATCTAGAAAACATCGTCTTCGTCGTCCAAAGCGTCGTGAAGATGGAGGAAATGTAAAATGGCTTGTCACATTTGCAGACTTGATTACGCTTATTCTCGTTTTTTTTGTTCTTTTATTCTCCATGTCTCATATTAATAGCAGCAAGTTTCAGAAGCTTGTTGGT from Priestia filamentosa encodes the following:
- a CDS encoding MotA/TolQ/ExbB proton channel family protein, producing the protein MKKYDILTPLGLVVGCAIIIFGVITSGGIENFFSLLNIPSFFIVLGGVLAGLFVSFRINELKKVGTIAKQAFRTQNFEPEPYVDLFVTFANKARKEGLLSLEAEMENVEDRFLKKGILLAVDGVETDTIEEILNLEVDALEERHRKGRSIFEKAAEYAPAWGMIGTLIGLVLMLKNMDDPSLLGPNMAVALLTTLYGSLLANLVFQPLAAKLSLQTEQEIFLRQCVIEGVIGVQTGQNPGMVEERLSAFLSTEERLNRKKNKWEKGGQGVKEIEI